A stretch of Henckelia pumila isolate YLH828 chromosome 4, ASM3356847v2, whole genome shotgun sequence DNA encodes these proteins:
- the LOC140863863 gene encoding glutamate dehydrogenase A-like isoform X2 translates to MKGGIRYHPEVDPDEVNALAQLMTWKTAVADIPYGGAKGGIGCTPKDLSKSELERLTRVFTQKIHDLIGVNTDVPAPDMGTNAQTMAWILDEYSKFHGYSPAVVTGKPVDLGGSLGREAATGRGVVYAMEALLAEHGKSIRDLTFAVQGFGNVGSWAARLIHEKGGKVVAVSDITGAVKNRDGIDILALLGHKEATGQLTDFNGADAMDADELLTHECDVLIPCALGGVLNRENAGDVQAKFIIEAANHPTDPEADEILSKKGVIILPDIYANAGGVTVSYFEWVQNIQGFMWEEEKVNDELRRYMTKAFHNIKGLCMSHDCNLRMGAFTLGVNRVARATLLRGWEA, encoded by the exons ATGAAAGGGGGGATCAGATATCATCCGGAG GTTGATCCAGATGAGGTGAATGCTCTTGCTCAATTGATGACTTGGAAGACTGCTGTAGCAGATATTCCTTATGGCGGAGCTAAGGGTGGGATTGGGTGTACACCAAAAGATTTAAGTAAGAGCGAGTTGGAGCGCCTTACCCGTGTCTTCACCCAAAAAATTCATGATCTTATTGGAGTTAACACTGATGTCCCGGCACCAGATATGGGCACTAATGCTCAG ACAATGGCTTGGATTTTGGATGAATACTCGAAATTCCATGGTTACTCTCCTGCTGTTGTTACAGGAAAACCAGTC GATCTAGGTGGTTCACTGGGTAGAGAGGCAGCAACAGGGCGTGGTGTTGTTTACGCCATGGAAGCATTACTTGCTGAACATGGAAAGTCGATAAGAGATTTAACATTCGCCGTTCAG GGATTTGGAAATGTTGGATCATGGGCGGCGAGGCTCATACATGAAAAGGGTGGAAAGGTTGTCGCCGTGAGTGATATAACTGGAGCAGTGAAGAATCGTGACGGAATCGATATACTGGCTTTGCTTGGGCACAAAGAAGCAACAGGACAACTAACTGATTTCAATGGAGCAGATGCAATGGATGCAGATGAATTGTTAACTCATGAATGTGACGTTCTCATACCGTGTGCTCTAGGTGGAGTTCTGAACAG AGAAAATGCTGGAGATGTTCAAGCCAAGTTCATCATTGAAGCGGCGAATCATCCAACTGACCCAGAGGCTGATGAG ATTTTATCCAAAAAAGGAGTTATAATACTTCCAGACATATATGCAAACGCTGGAGGAGTGACCGTCAGTTATTTCGAGTGGGTTCAG AACATTCAAGGGTTTATGTGGGAGGAGGAAAAGGTGAATGATGAACTCAGGAGATACATGACAAAAGCTTTCCATAACATCAAAGGATTATGCATGTCTCACGACTGCAACCTCCGTATGGGTGCCTTCACGCTCGGTGTGAATCGTGTTGCACGTGCTACTCTGCTCCGTGGGTGGGAAGCCTAA
- the LOC140863863 gene encoding glutamate dehydrogenase A-like isoform X1 — MNALAATNRNFRQAARILGLDSKIERSLLIPFREIKVECTIPRDDGTLASYVGFRVQHDNARGPMKGGIRYHPEVDPDEVNALAQLMTWKTAVADIPYGGAKGGIGCTPKDLSKSELERLTRVFTQKIHDLIGVNTDVPAPDMGTNAQTMAWILDEYSKFHGYSPAVVTGKPVDLGGSLGREAATGRGVVYAMEALLAEHGKSIRDLTFAVQGFGNVGSWAARLIHEKGGKVVAVSDITGAVKNRDGIDILALLGHKEATGQLTDFNGADAMDADELLTHECDVLIPCALGGVLNRENAGDVQAKFIIEAANHPTDPEADEILSKKGVIILPDIYANAGGVTVSYFEWVQNIQGFMWEEEKVNDELRRYMTKAFHNIKGLCMSHDCNLRMGAFTLGVNRVARATLLRGWEA, encoded by the exons ATGAATGCTCTTGCTGCTACCAATCGTAACTTCAGGCAGGCGGCTCGTATTCTTGGTTTGGACTCCAAGATTGAGAGGAGTCTTTTGATTCCATTCAGAGAAATTAAG GTGGAGTGTACGATTCCGAGAGATGATGGAACACTGGCGTCTTACGTTGGATTTAGAGTGCAGCATGACAATGCTCGGGGGCCCATGAAAGGGGGGATCAGATATCATCCGGAG GTTGATCCAGATGAGGTGAATGCTCTTGCTCAATTGATGACTTGGAAGACTGCTGTAGCAGATATTCCTTATGGCGGAGCTAAGGGTGGGATTGGGTGTACACCAAAAGATTTAAGTAAGAGCGAGTTGGAGCGCCTTACCCGTGTCTTCACCCAAAAAATTCATGATCTTATTGGAGTTAACACTGATGTCCCGGCACCAGATATGGGCACTAATGCTCAG ACAATGGCTTGGATTTTGGATGAATACTCGAAATTCCATGGTTACTCTCCTGCTGTTGTTACAGGAAAACCAGTC GATCTAGGTGGTTCACTGGGTAGAGAGGCAGCAACAGGGCGTGGTGTTGTTTACGCCATGGAAGCATTACTTGCTGAACATGGAAAGTCGATAAGAGATTTAACATTCGCCGTTCAG GGATTTGGAAATGTTGGATCATGGGCGGCGAGGCTCATACATGAAAAGGGTGGAAAGGTTGTCGCCGTGAGTGATATAACTGGAGCAGTGAAGAATCGTGACGGAATCGATATACTGGCTTTGCTTGGGCACAAAGAAGCAACAGGACAACTAACTGATTTCAATGGAGCAGATGCAATGGATGCAGATGAATTGTTAACTCATGAATGTGACGTTCTCATACCGTGTGCTCTAGGTGGAGTTCTGAACAG AGAAAATGCTGGAGATGTTCAAGCCAAGTTCATCATTGAAGCGGCGAATCATCCAACTGACCCAGAGGCTGATGAG ATTTTATCCAAAAAAGGAGTTATAATACTTCCAGACATATATGCAAACGCTGGAGGAGTGACCGTCAGTTATTTCGAGTGGGTTCAG AACATTCAAGGGTTTATGTGGGAGGAGGAAAAGGTGAATGATGAACTCAGGAGATACATGACAAAAGCTTTCCATAACATCAAAGGATTATGCATGTCTCACGACTGCAACCTCCGTATGGGTGCCTTCACGCTCGGTGTGAATCGTGTTGCACGTGCTACTCTGCTCCGTGGGTGGGAAGCCTAA